A genomic region of Bactrocera dorsalis isolate Fly_Bdor chromosome 3, ASM2337382v1, whole genome shotgun sequence contains the following coding sequences:
- the LOC105227756 gene encoding uncharacterized protein LOC105227756 translates to MSICSGIFDDERLIELVENHEILYNKHCTGYKGAGEKTESWIKIGEELGLTAEECAKRWKSLRERYSRELKLVENNNNYVVEWPLFGALSFLRQFVKQRQGRSTLNEVNDELLIQLVRDHHVLYQKSCLGLTSSSQKADAWFEISEQMGITAEGCSSRWRSLRERYTRELKQAEMLSESNDDASLCVQWPLFNSLSFLRDSVKPRHTRDSKDSAIVTIKRKRRKLVCTDHNEVSGACNSPTLVCKKEFFIDTMSMPPDNELFARTIEDCREKMIIPNGNQEKFFESPESCRNNITTAKTNDSINLFGQTVAAIISEMSQAKQAKAMRVLFNALITIKTEPEES, encoded by the exons ATGAGTATTTGCTCGGG AATATTCGATGACGAACGGCTAATCGAATTGGTAGAAAACCATGAAATTCTGTACAACAAACATTGTACTGGGTATAAAGGTGCTGGAGAAAAAACAGAGTCTTGGATTAAAATCGGCGAGGAATTGGGGTTGACTG caGAAGAATGCGCCAAAAGGTGGAAAAGTTTAAGGGAACGGTATTCCAGAGAACTCAAACTAgttgaaaataacaacaactatgtTGTGGAGTGGCCTTTGTTTGGCGCGCTTTCATTTTTAAGACAATTTGTAAAACAACGGCA GGGGCGAAGCACCTTGAATGAAG TGAACGACGAGTTGTTAATCCAACTGGTACGTGATCATCATGTACTTTACCAGAAAAGCTGTTTAGGGCTTACGTCGTCCAGTCAAAAGGCAGACGCCTGGTTTGAAATCTCCGAACAGATGGGTATAACTG CCGAAGGATGTTCTAGCAGATGGAGAAGCTTACGAGAACGTTATACCAGAGAACTAAAGCAAGCGGAAATGCTTTCTGAAAGCAATGATGATGCAAGTTTATGTGTTCAGTGGCCTTTATTTAATTCGCTATCGTTTTTAAGAGATTCCGTTAAGCCACGACA TACCCGTGACTCTAAGGATTCGGCTATTGTTACGATAAAAAGGAAAAGACGGAAACTCGTCTGCACAGACCATAATGAGGTTTCAGGCGCATGTAACTCTCCAACCTTAGTATgcaaaaaggaattttttataGATACAATGTCGATGCCTCCAGATAATGAGCTATTTGCTCGAACTATTGAAGATTGTAGAGAAAAAATGATAATACCAAATGGTAATCAGGAAAAGTTCTTTGAATCACCAGAAAGTTGCAGAAATAACATAACGACAGCAAAAACTAatgattcaataaatttatttggtcAAACAGTGGCTGCAATCATTTCGGAAATGAGTCAAGCGAAACAAGCAAAAGCAATGCGGGTATTGTTCAATGctttaataacaattaaaacCGAACCAGAAGAATCCTAA